The Deinococcus sp. Marseille-Q6407 genome has a window encoding:
- a CDS encoding transposase, whose protein sequence is MEWQPNQYSRAQLEERRLAATEWLQQGSHTHREIAAHFGVSVLTVTSWSARLRKKGSLQATVSSGRPARLTESQHDQLRTLLREGALQHGFPDETWTTKRVAELIGRHFEVWYHHDHVRKILRKLGFSPQMPDGRAAERNELRIASWREQVLPELEKKGR, encoded by the coding sequence GTGGAATGGCAACCGAACCAATATTCTCGTGCCCAACTTGAGGAGCGGCGTCTGGCTGCTACCGAGTGGCTGCAGCAAGGCAGCCACACACACCGCGAAATTGCTGCTCACTTCGGCGTCTCCGTGCTCACGGTGACTTCTTGGAGTGCTCGGCTCAGAAAGAAGGGAAGCTTGCAAGCGACGGTCAGCTCTGGTCGTCCTGCTCGGCTGACTGAGTCTCAGCACGACCAGCTTCGCACCCTCCTGCGGGAGGGTGCTCTGCAGCATGGGTTTCCTGACGAAACTTGGACGACAAAACGCGTGGCAGAGCTGATCGGGCGGCACTTCGAGGTGTGGTACCACCATGATCACGTCCGTAAAATCCTACGAAAGTTGGGGTTCAGCCCACAGATGCCAGATGGGCGGGCTGCTGAGCGGAACGAACTTCGGATTGCATCCTGGCGGGAACAGGTGCTCCCGGAGTTGGAAAAAAAAGGTCGCTG
- the tkt gene encoding transketolase, with protein MSADKTLEQLSINTIRTLAIDAVQAANSGHPGAPLGMAPMAYTLWQRFLRHNPADHRWPGRDRFVLSAGHASMLIYSLLHLTGYPKMTLQELKDFRQWDSQTPGHPEFFHTDGLDATTGPLGQGIAMTVGMALAEAHLAARYNREGFPVFDNYTYAICGDGDLQEGVSHEAAALAGHLRLGKLIWLHDDNEVQLDTMVNQADSEQMRLRFEGYGWQVLKVEDGNDVDAIAAALEQARSETAKPTLIQVRTVIGFGSPRAGTPKAHGEPLGAEGVAETKQALGWEYPAFTVPDEVREHMSALERGGAQQAEWEKMMNSYRAQYPELGQEVDTMLERDLPDNLWEILPQWEAGSKAQATRSSSGDVINALAPSVPGLMGGSADLSGSTKTTIKDGGEVQAGNYAGRNVYFGVREFGMSAAANGMSLYGGVRPLVGTFMVFSDYLKPAFRLSAIQMQPVTYVLTHDSVGLGEDGPTHQPVEQLAMLRAVPGAHVFRPADANETAAAWALALEYKKGPTALVLSRQNLPVLPANHDGVKKGAYVLREAQNAQVTLLASGSEVSLALEAADALSGEGIAARVVSMPCFELFRQQDSGYRREVLGSAPRVGIEAAASQPWFEWVGEGGGLVTLDRFGASAPGEVVLEKLGFSAENVVKVVKQTIG; from the coding sequence ATGTCCGCTGACAAAACTCTGGAGCAACTGAGCATCAATACCATCCGCACGCTCGCCATCGACGCGGTGCAGGCGGCCAACTCGGGCCATCCCGGCGCGCCGCTAGGCATGGCGCCGATGGCGTACACACTGTGGCAGCGCTTCTTACGTCACAACCCGGCCGACCACCGCTGGCCGGGCCGCGACCGCTTCGTGCTGTCAGCGGGCCACGCGTCCATGCTGATTTACTCGCTGCTGCACCTGACCGGCTACCCCAAGATGACGTTGCAAGAACTCAAGGACTTCCGCCAGTGGGACAGCCAGACCCCCGGCCACCCCGAGTTCTTCCACACCGACGGGCTGGACGCCACCACCGGCCCGCTGGGTCAGGGCATCGCCATGACGGTGGGCATGGCCCTGGCCGAGGCACACCTGGCCGCCCGCTACAACCGCGAGGGCTTCCCGGTGTTCGACAACTACACCTACGCCATTTGCGGCGACGGCGACCTGCAAGAAGGCGTGAGCCACGAGGCCGCCGCGCTGGCCGGGCACCTGCGCCTGGGCAAGCTGATCTGGCTGCACGACGATAACGAGGTGCAGCTGGACACCATGGTGAACCAGGCCGACTCCGAGCAGATGCGGCTGCGCTTTGAAGGCTACGGCTGGCAGGTGCTGAAGGTGGAAGACGGCAACGATGTGGACGCCATCGCCGCCGCCCTTGAGCAGGCCCGCAGCGAAACCGCCAAGCCCACCCTGATTCAGGTGCGGACCGTGATCGGCTTCGGCAGCCCCCGCGCCGGCACCCCCAAGGCCCACGGCGAGCCGCTGGGCGCAGAGGGCGTGGCCGAAACCAAGCAGGCGCTGGGCTGGGAATATCCCGCCTTCACCGTGCCGGACGAAGTCAGAGAGCACATGAGCGCCCTGGAACGCGGCGGCGCACAGCAGGCCGAGTGGGAAAAGATGATGAACAGCTACCGCGCCCAGTACCCCGAACTGGGCCAGGAAGTGGACACCATGCTGGAACGCGACCTGCCCGACAACCTCTGGGAGATCCTGCCGCAGTGGGAAGCGGGCAGCAAGGCCCAGGCCACCCGCTCTAGCAGCGGCGACGTGATCAACGCGCTGGCCCCCAGCGTGCCGGGGCTGATGGGCGGCTCTGCGGACCTGTCGGGCAGCACCAAGACCACCATCAAGGACGGCGGCGAGGTGCAGGCGGGCAACTACGCCGGCCGCAACGTGTACTTCGGCGTGCGCGAGTTCGGCATGAGCGCCGCTGCCAACGGCATGAGCCTCTACGGCGGCGTGCGGCCGCTGGTGGGCACCTTCATGGTGTTCAGCGACTACCTCAAGCCCGCATTCCGCCTCAGCGCCATTCAGATGCAGCCGGTCACCTACGTGCTGACCCACGACTCTGTCGGCCTGGGGGAAGACGGCCCCACCCACCAGCCGGTCGAGCAGCTGGCGATGCTGCGGGCGGTGCCGGGCGCCCACGTCTTCCGCCCCGCCGACGCCAACGAAACGGCGGCCGCCTGGGCACTGGCGCTGGAATACAAGAAAGGCCCCACCGCGCTGGTGCTGTCGCGCCAGAACCTGCCGGTGCTGCCGGCCAACCATGACGGCGTGAAAAAAGGCGCCTACGTGCTGCGCGAGGCCCAGAACGCCCAGGTGACCCTGCTGGCCTCCGGCTCGGAAGTGTCGCTGGCGCTGGAAGCCGCCGACGCCCTGAGCGGTGAAGGCATCGCGGCGCGGGTGGTATCCATGCCCTGCTTCGAGCTGTTCCGGCAGCAGGACAGCGGCTACCGCCGCGAGGTGCTGGGCAGCGCGCCCCGGGTGGGCATCGAAGCCGCCGCCAGCCAGCCCTGGTTCGAGTGGGTGGGCGAGGGGGGCGGTCTGGTCACGCTGGACCGCTTCGGCGCCTCCGCCCCCGGCGAAGTGGTGCTGGAGAAACTGGGCTTCAGCGCTGAGAACGTGGTGAAGGTGGTCAAGCAAACCATCGGCTGA
- a CDS encoding alpha/beta hydrolase, which yields MSTNPSRLSARPDPAAHHAPPAERGLHPLRLGQGRDGLLYVPTQHPLDGPRPLLVTCHGAGSSASHSIAPFVDAAEEHGIILLACDSRAPTWDVIHGGYGPDVQFIDQALALVFSRVAIDPAHLALDGFSDGASYALSLGLGNGDLFSHLLAFSPGFLAPAAQVGKPCIFVSHGTDDRVLPIDRCGRVIRRQLEGAGYDLHYREFAGGHTVPPEVQAEALAWWLG from the coding sequence ATGTCCACCAACCCCAGCCGCCTGAGCGCCCGCCCGGACCCCGCTGCCCACCACGCGCCCCCCGCCGAACGCGGCCTGCACCCGCTGAGGCTGGGGCAGGGCCGAGACGGGCTGCTGTACGTGCCCACGCAGCACCCGCTGGATGGGCCGCGCCCGCTGCTGGTGACCTGCCATGGCGCGGGCAGCAGCGCCAGCCATTCCATCGCTCCCTTTGTGGACGCCGCTGAGGAACACGGCATCATCTTGCTGGCCTGTGACTCGCGCGCGCCGACCTGGGACGTGATTCACGGCGGCTATGGCCCGGACGTGCAGTTCATAGACCAGGCACTGGCGCTGGTGTTCAGCCGCGTTGCTATTGACCCGGCCCACCTTGCCCTGGACGGCTTCTCGGACGGGGCCAGTTACGCCCTCTCGCTGGGCCTGGGCAACGGTGACCTGTTCAGCCACCTGCTGGCCTTCTCGCCGGGCTTCCTGGCCCCCGCCGCGCAGGTGGGCAAGCCGTGCATCTTCGTTTCACACGGCACCGATGACCGAGTGCTGCCCATCGACCGCTGCGGACGGGTCATTCGCCGCCAGCTGGAAGGCGCCGGCTATGATCTGCACTACCGCGAGTTCGCGGGTGGGCATACGGTCCCGCCGGAGGTGCAGGCTGAAGCGCTGGCATGGTGGCTGGGGTAG
- the carB gene encoding carbamoyl-phosphate synthase large subunit — MPKRTDLQTILILGSGPIQIGQAAEFDYSGTQALKALRGEGYRVVLVNSNPATIMTDPDLADATYLEPLTPEFVRRVIEKERPDAILPTLGGQTALNLAMELNANGTLEEFRVELIGANAEAIHKGEDREAFQAAMKKIGVETAKGKMVHSMDEAIEYQKELGLPVVIRPSFTLGGTGGGIAHTYEDFLRITEGGLRDSPVTSVLLEESILGWKEYELEVMRDTADTVVIITSIENFDPMGVHTGDSITVAPAQTLSDVEYQELRDMSLKIIREIGVDTGGSNIQYAVNPEDGRIIVIEMNPRVSRSSALASKATGFPIAKIAALLAVGYHLDELPNDITRVTPASFEPSIDYVVTKIPRFAFEKFPGTPDALGTQMRSVGEVMAIGRTFKESLQKALRSIEADVRGEFSAMTKDELRALLYPNPRRIEAVIELTRRGESVAALHEATAINEWFLHQIREIIVAEKEIADLGPIAEWKYEYWREIKRLGFSDARLGEIVGLNELQVRELRKKAKATPVYKTVDTCAAEFEAFTPYHYSTYEWEDEVTPTDKPKVVILGSGPNRIGQGVEFDYATVHAVWALQDAGYETIMVNSNPETVSTDYDTADRLYFEPLTFEDVMNIIDHEQPTGVIVQLGGQTPLKLARRLAEAGAPIIGTSPATIHQAEDRASFNELCERLGIPQPKGKVAATPTQAERLADELGFPLMARPSYVLGGRAMRTVRSMPELKTYLKEVYAAVEGQPSILLDQFLEGALELDVDCLCDGERAVVAGVMEHIEAAGVHSGDSACIIPPVSLSPELLDEVKRTTERLALELGVKGLMNVQYAVKDGVPYILEANPRASRTVPFVSKATGHSLAKYAARIAAGETLEQIGLLETPTPEMYSVKEVHLPFLKFAGVQPILGPEMKSTGESMGIDRDPYLAYYRAELGAKNALPLSGRAVVLGEGLDEVAATLESAGLSVSRAAGEELPDLLIDTTESPLLRQALERGKAIVTTKEAAEWTAKAIAAAKAAGELGVTGLQEWLEA, encoded by the coding sequence ATGCCTAAGCGAACTGACCTGCAGACCATCCTGATTCTCGGCAGCGGCCCCATTCAAATTGGGCAAGCGGCCGAGTTCGACTATTCCGGCACCCAGGCGCTCAAGGCGCTGCGCGGCGAGGGCTACCGCGTGGTGCTGGTGAACTCCAACCCGGCGACCATCATGACCGACCCGGACCTGGCCGACGCCACCTACCTGGAACCGCTGACCCCGGAATTCGTGCGGCGGGTCATCGAGAAAGAGCGCCCCGACGCCATCCTGCCCACGCTGGGTGGCCAGACGGCGCTGAACCTGGCGATGGAGCTGAATGCCAACGGCACGCTGGAAGAATTCAGGGTGGAGCTGATCGGCGCCAACGCCGAAGCCATCCACAAGGGCGAGGACCGCGAGGCTTTCCAGGCCGCCATGAAGAAAATCGGCGTGGAGACGGCCAAGGGCAAGATGGTGCACTCGATGGACGAAGCTATCGAGTATCAGAAGGAGTTGGGTCTGCCGGTGGTCATCCGCCCCTCCTTCACCCTCGGCGGCACCGGCGGCGGCATCGCGCACACCTACGAGGATTTCCTGCGCATCACCGAGGGCGGCCTGCGCGATAGCCCGGTGACCTCCGTGCTGCTGGAAGAAAGCATCCTGGGCTGGAAGGAATACGAGCTGGAAGTGATGCGCGACACCGCCGACACGGTGGTGATCATCACCTCTATCGAGAACTTCGATCCGATGGGCGTGCATACCGGCGACTCCATCACGGTGGCTCCGGCGCAGACGCTCAGCGACGTGGAATACCAGGAACTGCGCGACATGTCGCTGAAGATCATCCGCGAAATCGGGGTGGATACCGGCGGCTCCAACATCCAGTACGCCGTGAACCCCGAAGACGGCCGCATCATCGTGATTGAGATGAACCCGCGCGTGAGCCGCTCCTCGGCGCTGGCAAGTAAGGCCACCGGCTTTCCGATTGCCAAGATCGCCGCGCTGCTGGCAGTGGGCTACCACCTTGACGAGCTGCCCAACGACATCACCCGCGTGACCCCGGCCAGCTTCGAGCCGAGCATCGACTACGTGGTGACCAAGATTCCGCGTTTCGCCTTCGAGAAGTTCCCCGGCACCCCCGACGCCCTGGGCACCCAGATGCGCTCGGTGGGCGAGGTGATGGCGATCGGCCGCACCTTCAAGGAATCGCTGCAAAAGGCGCTGCGCTCTATTGAAGCCGACGTGCGCGGCGAGTTCTCGGCCATGACCAAAGACGAGCTGCGGGCGCTGCTCTACCCCAACCCGCGTCGGATCGAGGCCGTGATCGAATTGACCCGGCGCGGCGAGAGCGTGGCCGCGCTGCACGAAGCCACCGCCATCAACGAATGGTTCCTGCACCAGATCCGGGAAATTATCGTCGCGGAAAAGGAAATTGCCGACCTGGGCCCGATTGCGGAATGGAAGTACGAGTACTGGCGCGAGATCAAGCGCCTGGGCTTCAGCGACGCCCGCCTGGGCGAAATCGTGGGACTGAATGAACTGCAGGTGCGCGAGCTGCGCAAGAAGGCCAAGGCCACCCCGGTCTACAAGACGGTGGACACCTGCGCCGCCGAGTTCGAGGCGTTTACGCCCTACCACTACTCCACCTACGAGTGGGAAGACGAGGTGACGCCCACCGACAAGCCCAAGGTGGTGATTCTGGGTTCGGGCCCCAACCGCATCGGGCAGGGCGTGGAGTTCGACTACGCCACCGTGCACGCGGTGTGGGCGCTGCAGGACGCCGGCTATGAGACCATCATGGTGAACTCCAACCCCGAGACGGTCAGCACCGACTACGACACCGCCGACCGGCTGTACTTCGAACCGCTAACCTTCGAGGACGTGATGAACATCATCGACCACGAGCAGCCCACCGGCGTGATCGTGCAGCTGGGCGGCCAGACGCCGCTGAAGCTGGCCCGCCGGCTGGCCGAGGCCGGGGCGCCGATCATCGGCACCAGCCCGGCCACCATCCACCAGGCCGAAGACCGCGCTTCCTTTAACGAGCTGTGTGAGCGCCTGGGCATTCCTCAGCCCAAGGGCAAGGTGGCCGCCACGCCCACCCAGGCCGAGCGCCTGGCCGACGAGCTGGGCTTCCCGCTGATGGCCCGCCCGAGCTACGTGCTGGGCGGCCGCGCCATGCGGACGGTGCGCTCGATGCCCGAGCTGAAAACCTACCTGAAGGAAGTGTACGCAGCGGTGGAAGGCCAGCCAAGCATCCTGCTGGACCAGTTCCTGGAAGGCGCGCTGGAGCTGGACGTGGACTGCCTATGCGACGGCGAACGCGCCGTGGTGGCGGGCGTGATGGAACACATCGAAGCGGCGGGGGTGCACAGCGGTGACTCGGCCTGCATCATTCCGCCGGTGAGCCTCAGCCCCGAGCTGCTGGATGAGGTGAAGCGCACCACCGAACGGCTGGCGCTGGAACTGGGCGTAAAGGGCCTGATGAACGTGCAGTACGCGGTCAAGGACGGCGTGCCCTACATTCTGGAAGCCAACCCGCGCGCCAGCCGCACGGTACCGTTCGTAAGCAAGGCGACCGGGCACTCGCTGGCCAAATATGCCGCCCGTATCGCCGCCGGCGAGACGCTGGAGCAGATTGGGCTGCTGGAAACGCCCACCCCCGAGATGTATTCGGTGAAGGAAGTCCACCTGCCGTTCCTGAAGTTTGCAGGCGTGCAGCCGATCCTGGGCCCGGAAATGAAGAGCACCGGCGAGAGCATGGGCATTGACCGCGACCCGTATCTGGCCTACTACCGCGCCGAGCTGGGCGCCAAGAACGCCCTGCCGCTCAGCGGCCGCGCCGTGGTGCTGGGCGAAGGGCTGGACGAAGTGGCCGCCACGCTGGAAAGCGCGGGCCTAAGCGTAAGCCGTGCAGCGGGCGAGGAGCTGCCCGACCTGCTGATTGACACCACCGAAAGCCCGCTGCTGCGCCAGGCGCTGGAGCGTGGCAAAGCGATTGTGACCACCAAAGAAGCCGCCGAATGGACCGCCAAAGCCATTGCCGCCGCGAAGGCTGCGGGTGAACTGGGAGTGACTGGTCTGCAGGAGTGGCTTGAAGCGTAA
- a CDS encoding BON domain-containing protein, whose protein sequence is MDASEVEVQVEGGEVTLSGTVNDRWQKRQAESCAERVRGIRDVHNRLRVQPAGGNGPAGSDRDQSQREQPFADNATGNGPTSGSAAESGHSASAASTSRASELTPSGSGQAGDTESQSQDQ, encoded by the coding sequence GTGGACGCCAGCGAGGTGGAAGTGCAGGTGGAAGGCGGCGAAGTGACCCTCAGCGGCACCGTGAATGACCGCTGGCAAAAGCGCCAGGCCGAAAGCTGCGCCGAGCGGGTCCGGGGCATCAGGGACGTGCACAACCGCCTGCGGGTGCAGCCGGCCGGCGGGAACGGGCCAGCCGGCAGCGACCGGGACCAGAGCCAACGGGAACAGCCTTTCGCCGACAACGCAACTGGAAACGGCCCGACCAGTGGCAGCGCAGCCGAGAGCGGCCATAGTGCCAGCGCGGCCAGCACCTCTAGGGCGAGCGAGCTGACCCCTTCAGGCAGCGGGCAGGCCGGCGACACCGAAAGCCAGAGCCAGGACCAATAA
- a CDS encoding argininosuccinate synthase, which translates to MTQREKIVLAYSGGLDTSIIIKWLQQERGYDVVAFTADLGQGAEVEEAREKALKTGAVSAYALDLREEFVRDYVFPMMRSSALYEGYYLLGTSIARPLIAKKMVELAAQEGAVAVSHGATGKGNDQVRFELSVLSLNPELRTVAPWREWDFQGRADLEAFAKEHGIPVPTTKKSPWSIDANMLHVSYEGGLLEDPWAEPPADLCKMTVNIEDAPDEPEYIEIEYVNGDPVAINGERLSPAALLEKANELGGKHGIGRIDLVENRFVGMKSRGVYETPGGTVLYHGRRAVESLTLDREVLHQRDALAPKYAELVYNGFWFAPEREALQVYIDHVASRVTGTARLKLYKGNCVIVGRKAPRSLYDQELVSFEAGGDYRQADAGAFIRLNALRLRVESWATRAQETVKPDNYVPSEPEEIRGD; encoded by the coding sequence ATGACCCAGCGCGAAAAGATTGTGCTCGCCTACAGTGGCGGCCTCGACACCTCCATCATCATCAAGTGGCTGCAGCAGGAGCGCGGCTACGACGTGGTGGCCTTTACGGCCGACCTGGGTCAGGGCGCCGAAGTGGAAGAAGCCCGTGAAAAGGCCCTCAAGACTGGCGCCGTGAGTGCCTATGCACTGGACCTGCGCGAGGAATTCGTGCGCGACTATGTCTTCCCGATGATGCGTTCCAGCGCGCTGTATGAAGGCTATTACCTGCTGGGCACCTCCATCGCCCGGCCCCTGATCGCCAAGAAAATGGTGGAACTGGCCGCCCAGGAAGGCGCAGTGGCTGTCAGCCACGGGGCCACCGGCAAGGGCAACGACCAGGTACGCTTCGAGCTGTCGGTGCTGTCGCTGAACCCGGAACTGCGGACGGTGGCCCCGTGGCGCGAATGGGATTTCCAGGGCCGCGCCGACTTGGAAGCTTTTGCCAAGGAGCACGGCATTCCGGTGCCCACCACCAAGAAGTCGCCCTGGAGCATCGACGCCAACATGCTGCATGTGTCCTACGAGGGCGGCCTGCTGGAAGACCCCTGGGCCGAGCCGCCAGCCGACCTGTGCAAGATGACCGTGAATATCGAGGACGCGCCGGACGAGCCTGAATACATAGAAATTGAATATGTAAACGGTGACCCGGTGGCCATCAACGGCGAGCGCCTTTCGCCTGCCGCGCTGCTGGAAAAGGCCAATGAACTGGGCGGCAAGCACGGCATCGGCCGGATTGATCTGGTCGAAAACCGCTTTGTAGGCATGAAATCACGTGGCGTGTATGAAACGCCCGGCGGCACCGTTCTGTATCACGGCCGCCGCGCTGTGGAAAGCCTGACCCTGGACCGCGAAGTCCTGCACCAGCGCGACGCCCTGGCCCCCAAGTACGCCGAACTGGTCTATAACGGCTTCTGGTTTGCCCCCGAGCGTGAAGCGCTGCAGGTTTATATCGACCACGTGGCCAGCCGCGTGACTGGCACGGCCCGCCTGAAGCTGTACAAGGGCAACTGCGTGATCGTGGGCCGCAAGGCGCCCCGCAGCCTCTATGACCAAGAACTGGTGTCGTTCGAGGCCGGCGGCGACTACCGTCAGGCCGACGCCGGCGCTTTTATTCGCCTCAACGCCCTTCGTCTGCGGGTTGAAAGCTGGGCCACCCGGGCGCAGGAAACAGTCAAGCCCGATAACTATGTGCCCAGCGAACCCGAAGAAATTCGCGGGGACTGA
- the argH gene encoding argininosuccinate lyase, with protein sequence MTQKQETKLWGGRFAEATAELVEQFNASVGFDQRLAEQDIRGSLAHVAMLGKQGILTAEEVAQITDGLNAVLRDIRAGTFEWRLDREDVHMNVEAALRDRIGPVAGKLHTARSRNDQVAVDFRLFTKEAALDLADQTRALRKVMLAEAEKHLQNEVILPGYTHLQVAQPILLAHWFMAYVAMLERDEGRFRDAAERMDESPLGSSALAGTPWPLDRQATAEALGFARPTANSLDGVGSRDFALEFLSACAILSAHLSRLSEELILYSTFEFGFITLPDSHTTGSSIMPQKKNPDVSELARGKAGRVFGNLMGLLTVVKGTPLAYNKDLQEDKEGVFDSYDTLSIVLCLYAEMLPRTVWHADVTKAAAARGYSTATDVADYLARQGVPFREAHEVVGGLVGLASRSDRQLWELTDAELKAAHPLLSSEVAQKLTVEESVRSRQSYGGTAPERVREAIEAAKASLS encoded by the coding sequence ATGACCCAAAAACAGGAAACTAAACTCTGGGGCGGGCGCTTCGCTGAGGCCACTGCTGAGCTGGTCGAGCAGTTCAACGCCTCGGTCGGCTTTGACCAGAGACTGGCCGAGCAGGACATTCGCGGCTCGCTGGCGCATGTGGCGATGCTGGGGAAGCAGGGCATTCTGACTGCCGAGGAAGTCGCCCAGATCACGGACGGCCTGAACGCCGTGCTGCGTGATATCCGCGCCGGAACCTTCGAGTGGCGCCTCGACCGCGAGGACGTTCACATGAACGTGGAAGCCGCCCTGCGCGACCGCATCGGCCCGGTGGCGGGCAAACTACACACCGCCCGCTCGCGCAACGACCAGGTGGCTGTGGATTTCCGCCTGTTCACCAAAGAAGCCGCGCTCGACCTGGCCGACCAGACCCGCGCGCTGCGTAAAGTGATGCTGGCCGAGGCGGAAAAGCACCTCCAGAACGAGGTGATTTTGCCTGGCTATACCCACCTGCAAGTGGCGCAGCCCATCCTGCTGGCGCATTGGTTCATGGCGTATGTGGCGATGCTGGAGCGCGACGAGGGCCGCTTCCGCGACGCCGCCGAGCGCATGGACGAATCGCCGTTGGGCAGCTCGGCGCTGGCGGGCACGCCCTGGCCGCTGGATCGGCAGGCGACCGCCGAGGCCCTGGGCTTTGCGCGGCCCACCGCCAACAGCCTCGACGGGGTGGGCAGTCGTGACTTCGCGCTGGAATTCCTGAGCGCCTGCGCGATTCTGTCCGCGCATCTCTCGCGCCTCTCGGAAGAGCTGATTCTGTACTCCACTTTCGAGTTCGGTTTCATCACCCTGCCCGACTCGCACACCACGGGCTCGAGCATCATGCCGCAGAAGAAAAACCCCGACGTGTCTGAACTCGCACGCGGCAAGGCGGGGCGCGTCTTCGGCAACCTGATGGGCCTGCTGACGGTGGTCAAGGGCACGCCGCTCGCCTACAACAAGGACTTGCAGGAGGACAAGGAAGGCGTGTTCGACTCCTACGATACGCTGAGCATCGTCCTGTGCCTGTATGCCGAGATGCTGCCGAGGACCGTCTGGCACGCCGACGTGACCAAAGCGGCGGCGGCACGCGGCTACTCCACCGCCACCGACGTGGCCGACTACCTCGCCCGGCAGGGTGTGCCCTTCCGCGAGGCGCACGAGGTCGTGGGCGGGTTGGTCGGGCTGGCCTCGCGCTCGGACCGGCAACTCTGGGAACTGACCGACGCCGAATTGAAGGCGGCCCACCCGCTGCTCAGCTCCGAAGTGGCACAGAAACTTACCGTGGAGGAAAGCGTTCGCAGCCGCCAGAGCTATGGGGGCACCGCGCCGGAGCGGGTGCGGGAAGCGATTGAGGCAGCAAAGGCCAGTCTAAGTTGA
- a CDS encoding OsmC family protein, which yields MADIARKASAHWAGTLKDGEGNISTESGVLDNAQYSFSTRFENGKGTNPEELLASAHAGCFTMQLSALLEKHGHTIDSLDTEATCEMTKAGSGFRVSRMVLKVRGEVQGSDPADFEAHVKEAAENCPLSQVMQGNVEIVHEAELLS from the coding sequence ATGGCAGATATTGCAAGAAAAGCCTCCGCCCACTGGGCCGGCACTCTCAAAGACGGGGAGGGCAACATCAGCACCGAAAGCGGTGTGCTTGATAACGCCCAGTACTCCTTTAGCACCCGGTTCGAAAACGGCAAGGGCACCAATCCCGAAGAACTGCTGGCCTCAGCGCACGCCGGCTGCTTTACCATGCAGCTGAGCGCTCTGCTGGAAAAACACGGCCACACCATTGACTCGCTGGATACCGAAGCCACCTGCGAGATGACCAAAGCCGGCAGTGGCTTCCGGGTCAGCCGAATGGTGCTGAAAGTGCGCGGCGAGGTGCAAGGCAGCGACCCGGCCGATTTTGAAGCCCATGTTAAAGAAGCAGCCGAGAATTGCCCCCTGAGTCAGGTGATGCAGGGCAACGTGGAGATCGTTCACGAGGCAGAACTGCTTAGCTAA
- a CDS encoding HIT family protein has translation MPRRPCETVCDLTPEEVLATHALLQTVRDYLAATVQPDGYTVGWNVFPAAGAHIPQVHLHVIPRWKTDAAAGVGLRFLLKAAAQASGEKL, from the coding sequence GTGCCCCGGCGGCCCTGCGAAACCGTCTGTGACCTGACCCCAGAGGAGGTTCTGGCCACCCATGCGCTGCTGCAAACTGTCCGCGACTACCTGGCAGCCACCGTGCAACCCGACGGATATACGGTCGGCTGGAATGTCTTTCCGGCAGCCGGCGCCCATATTCCGCAGGTGCATCTGCATGTCATCCCACGCTGGAAGACGGACGCGGCGGCTGGTGTGGGCCTGCGCTTTCTGCTGAAAGCGGCAGCGCAGGCGTCAGGGGAGAAGCTCTAA
- a CDS encoding MmcQ/YjbR family DNA-binding protein — translation MDRDTATAEMTTVAELREFCARLPHSQETFPFGPGTLVWEVSGKMYALCGITAAGPLQVSLKVNPSLSEQLRIQYQGVMPGYHLNKRHWITLDLESDVPPELTQQLLLGSYRLVAAGLTRRARAGLGLELLP, via the coding sequence ATGGACAGGGACACAGCCACAGCAGAGATGACCACGGTTGCTGAGCTGAGAGAGTTCTGCGCGCGGCTCCCGCACTCCCAGGAAACTTTTCCTTTTGGCCCCGGCACCCTGGTCTGGGAAGTGAGCGGCAAGATGTACGCCCTGTGCGGCATTACGGCCGCAGGGCCGCTGCAGGTGAGCCTGAAAGTGAACCCGTCCCTGAGCGAACAGCTGCGCATCCAGTACCAGGGCGTCATGCCCGGCTATCACCTGAACAAGCGGCACTGGATCACCCTTGACCTGGAAAGCGATGTGCCGCCTGAGCTGACCCAGCAGTTGCTGCTCGGCAGTTACCGGCTGGTGGCGGCAGGACTGACCCGCCGGGCCCGCGCCGGCCTGGGTTTAGAGCTTCTCCCCTGA